The nucleotide sequence ATTTTGGTTTTAAGAAGCCATGATATATAAACAGATATGGAATCTGAAGTTACACCCCATGAATGTTCAAGGGGATCAACGTATTCCATTAATTTAGATGGGAGCAGTACTGGAAGTTTCCCTTTGTTCAATGTCTTTTTTGTTTCTTCTAAAGAATAAACCGCCTCTGCACCATCTATTTTATCAGCTAATAACATTCCAAGGATATCCATGCATAGAATGGCTGTTTTATGGGCTGCTGTATCTGAGAATTTGATTTTTGCATCATAATCCCTAATTTTATTGGCAAATTCCCCACCACCGCAAATTACAAGTGCTTTTTTACCTACAAGAGATTTACACAAAGTTATGGCATCTTCAGGGAATAAACTCCCGCCTATTTTTACTATCCAGTCCATTTAATCACTCATTTAATGATTTATAATCAAAGTTGAAGAAATACACGGTATTCGAAAATCGTAGATTTTCGATGCATAAGAAACTTTCGTTTCTCTGTTTGCGAAGCTTTGCTTCGCAACCGTAAAATTGAAGATTTTTAAAGTAATTTCAGTTCCTGTGTTATTTTATCTATTTTTTCATCTTCATCAGGGCCTATTCCAAGGCATGTTACGGTTCCTTTGGGTAATTCTGTTCTTCCAGCATCCTGCACCAGATAATAGGGGATATCTGTGTTTTTAACCAGTTCATATATTTCATAGAGCTCTCCTAAATCTTTAGCTTTGACTACTACCTTCTTTTCACCTTCAGATTCCCATTTTTTAATAATTTTTTCATCTGCCCGTTTATATGCACCTAAGCTTCCGTGGCATGCCTGAGCAGCAGTTTTTCCTTTACCCATTTTTAGATCCATTCTTATAACCATAACCTGTTTCATGTTTTCACCGTAATTGAAAAATAAGGATATTATTAATTGAATTTGATGATTTAAAATTTAATGATGTATCTTAATATATCTAATTCAGTATAAAAATAAGTTTTCTATAATTTGGATGTTATTTTTAATTAAAAAAAGAGAAGAAAAATGATTTCTATAGTACCTTGAATGTATTAATTATAGCATCAAAGTTTTTCTGTTGGCCTTCAAAGGCGCTAGGTAATGATCCGCAGAGTATAACGTATATTTTACCGTTCTTTTCAAGCCATACGGCTTTTTCCTGTTTTTGAACACCGTCAACATCAACCATATGAATATTTACATATGCTGTGGTTCCATCAAC is from Methanobacterium sp. and encodes:
- the pth2 gene encoding peptidyl-tRNA hydrolase Pth2, translated to MKQVMVIRMDLKMGKGKTAAQACHGSLGAYKRADEKIIKKWESEGEKKVVVKAKDLGELYEIYELVKNTDIPYYLVQDAGRTELPKGTVTCLGIGPDEDEKIDKITQELKLL
- a CDS encoding delta 1-pyrroline-5-carboxylate synthetase, translating into MDWIVKIGGSLFPEDAITLCKSLVGKKALVICGGGEFANKIRDYDAKIKFSDTAAHKTAILCMDILGMLLADKIDGAEAVYSLEETKKTLNKGKLPVLLPSKLMEYVDPLEHSWGVTSDSISVYISWLLKTK